From the genome of Pirellulaceae bacterium:
ACGCGGATGATTGGCCGTACATGGGAACTGTCGTGGCCTCACGCCGACAACCGCCACCAGGCCTGCCCGGTGCAATCACGCTGCCGCACATGCCCAGCAAAGCTCCCTACACGCGGCCCGGACAATTCGCAGCCAAGCTGGGCGTGCAATTCGATCCGCTGTACGTCCACGGCAGCCTCAGCGAACCGCTCAAATTTCAAGCTCCATCGCTTTCATTATCGGGCAACGTTACGCCACAACAACTTCAGTCACGCCAGCAGTTGTTGTCAGCGCTCGATTCTGCTCGACGACAATTCGAATCGTCTCCCGCCCAGCCGGCCTGGAAGCAACAACAGCAGCGAACGATGGACCTGCTGTTGTCATCTCAGGTAACCACTGCGTTCGATGTCAGCCGCGAACCTGAGTCGCTACGACAGCGCTACGGTCAGACCGTCAATAGCATGAGCTTGCTGCTGGCCCGGCGGCTGGTGGAAGCCGAAGTCCCATTTATCACCGTGTTCTGGAAAGAGAACGAAGCTTTCGCCAAGCAGTGCGCCAGCGAGGGAGCTTGGGACACGCACGGCAATAATTTTGAGTGCCTAAAAACACACTTGCTGCCTGAATTTGATCGAGGCTTTTCGGCGCTACTTGAGGATCTGCACCAGCGCGGCCTGCTGGAGCAGACATTGGTGTTGGTTACCAGCGAAATGGGCCGCAAGCCCAAGATTGGCGATCCGCGATCGGGCGGTGCCGGTGGAACTGGGCGAGATCATTGGACGCATTGTTTAAGCGTGTTGATGGCCGGTGGTGGCGTACGCGGTGGTCAAACCTACGGTTCATCCGATCGCCTAGGTGAATATCCGGACCAACATCCGCTGACGCCAGCCGACATTGTCCAATCAGTCTATTTTGCGACGGGCACAAACAACTTGCTGGCTCATGATTCTCAAGGGCGCCCCTATCATCTGCTGGACCAAGGCCGCCCCATCGCGCCGCTGTTTGGTTAGGTCCAAAGGATTGAATGTGGCCACGGCCACCAGTCCGTGGACTGAGAATGTACAAGGGTCGCAGCCAACCGGCCTTTCCACTTTCTGGCGGCAGTGTCTGTATGCCCCAACTCTCTGGCGAGAGCAGCTACTGTTTACTTGCCTGAGCGGCATCCGTTGACAGCGATGACTCGCCGCCTGGAATTGCTAACCAGTGGTTCAGTAGCGTTCCGTCAATCGACCATAGTCGGACTCTTCCATCAAACCCGCCGCTCAGCACGTGACCTGCGGCGATGTTGACTGCGACAGACGTTGCCCAATCGGCATGTCCCTCCAACTTGGCCGCGATTTGATTGTCTTTCAAATCCAGTTTGACGACTTGCCCGGTCGCGCACGGTATGAGAACAAATCCATCGCCGCGCGCAACGTGAAATCCTGCAGAGGGCAACGCGACATCAGCCACTCGGCTACCGTCCGCCGCGTTCCACCGATGCAGCTTGCGATCTTCTCCGACAGATAACACGTGCGCTCCATCAGGCGTCAGCGCAATCCCGCGCACCGGCGAAGCATGGCCGGAGTAGCTGCTGATCATTTGTCCGGCGTCCAGGTCAAAAACCTTGGCGGTCTTGTCGCGACTGGCCGACACCAACCGCTGCCCATCATCGCTAATGGCGATGGCAGTAACCCAGTCTGCGTGACTGGCGTATGCATTCTGCAGTTCCAAGGTATGGAAGTTGACAATGCGCACACTGCCATCCGCTGCGGCAACCCCGATTTCATCTCTACCTGGACGTATGACAACATCCAGCACCACATCAGACAGACGCACTGGGACGCCAACTACCACACCGCTCGCCCAGTCCACCATGCGTACCTCACCGCTTCGACCGGGTTGACCACCTGCCACGGCCAGCAACGATTGATCCGATGTAAACGCCAACGCCATGATGCGTTCCGGTAAATTAGAAATGCGTCGCAACAACTGCCCGGTGGCACAATCCCAAATGGTTAGCTCATGATAGCCTGCACAGATCGCGTGCTTGCCATCGGGTGAAAAGGTCAGGGCAGCGATGGGCACTGGCCCGTAACTATCGGGTGGCGGTGGGTAGACTGGAGGTGGAATAATTGCTGAGAGCAACTGGCTCGCATCGTCAGCATCGTACTTCGCTCCCGACGCGATCCATTGGCTGACTTTCTGAATCGACTCGGCATCCAGCGGATCGCTATCCGGAGGCATGCGTTCCGACGGATCGTCGGCCGTCATTCGCTGCAACAGCAGGCTGGCGTCGGGCTGCTGTGCCATCAGTGGTGATTGCCCCGAATCACCGGGCTTAGTTAGCTCGGCAAAGCTATCCAGCCGATAACCGCCCTCAGATTTCTTGGCTCCATGGCAAGCCACACAGTGTTCCAACAAGATCGGTGCCACAGAACTGCGAAATCCTGCCTGCTCATCAACCTCCTGCGCACCCAACCAGTTGCTGCCATAGAGCGCCACCAGCAACACTAACGATGGCCTCATCGCATTGAACTTCAACATTCGCGAGATTCTTCTGATCATGTATCAACCGACAATCGATGGCCCCGAGTCACACCCTGCGAGATGAATGGCGATGCATGACTACTAAGATTCTCGTTTAAAAGCACAGTGATTTCAATATGTGCCTGGCCAGCGATTTCTCAAAGACGTTTACAAGCCTAGAAAATCTGGGGATTACATCGTATCCATGATCACACCAACTGCCATCAGTGACACACTACGTGCGTCCGATACTTACCGTGGGCGGACTTCGTAGATTAGGTGATGCGAGACGTTGTCTTCAGGGACGAAGTGGAATCGTAAAGCGCCAGCGACTGATTCAACATAACATGGGTTTTGCGTGATGACCCGAGCGGCAGGGCCTTCTGTGAATATGTCCACGGGGATTTGATGCACAGGCTTGAGAGTCGCTAGATCAAAGAGTTCAATACCACCCAACGAGTACTTGCCACCACCGGGTTGACGATAGTTGGCTAGCCCAGAGCAGATGGCTAGACGATTGCCGACAGTTTGGCAGTCCTGATAGTCGATGTAGTGCTGAGACAGAAGTTGATAATCGTTACCAGCGGTAACTGACGACTCTTGAAGTGAATGTTCCGAAGTCTGGCTCGGTGCCGTACGCTGTGCACTGTGCAACTGGTGACTGTCGTCCAGCTGCCAGGCATAGATGCGTCGTGAGCCCCAACTGAAGCCGATCAACCGATTCTCAATTGGATCGCGCACGACGGCCCCGATATGATCTGAAATGCGAAACAGCGTTTCAGCCTTCAAACTATTGATTTCCACGCGATAGATAATGGTGCTGCTGTCTGGGCGGTATTCAGCCACCGGCACCCAGATATATTGCTCATCGCGATCGATTCCGCCGGGATGATAAAGGCTGCCTTCGCCCACTCCACTGCGCCGCACCTCCTGTCCGCTGTCATCATAGGTGATCAGAAACCCTTGGCCAGCAGTTGCCTGGGGATTGGCGGCTGAACCATTGGCTGCGTTGTCAGTTCGCGTTGGTTTTTGGACGGTCGACAAGTAAAACAACTCACCTACGCGCGTTAAGCCTTGTGGATGATACGTATCGAACGCCAGCGGCTGGCGCTTGATCAGCTTCCAGCTTGCGCGACGATCCAGACGTCTAAACAACTCAGTGATTTCGGACGACTCAATGTGAACATTGGGATCTGATTGGGCTATCGACACCTGAGCCGAGAAAGTCATTGCCAGGACGAATGACGCAAGCCACCATTTAGCGAATTGCATTGAATCACAGCCGAATGTGTTTTTGGAGAACGGCATGTTTGGGGGCAATAGTGCTATCTTGCGTTCCTGCAAACATTTGCCTGGGTGGCGGAGGGCTTGGGCGAATTGCTTCATGATAGTACTGGCTGGACGAGGTGTCTAAATCGACTAATTCTCACCGGATGGCTGGCCGATGGCAGCAGCTAACTTGGCGGCCAGTTCTGGTAGTGAGACTTTGTCTTGTACCACATCACAGACGCTTGTAGCTGAGCTGACAACGCAAACAAATCCGCTTGTCGATCTTGCTGAGCAATGATTCAAATAGTTTCATCCGCGAATTGCAGTTAGGTATGCAGTTTCGACTGAATATACTCGGGCGTCCAAAAGCCGATGATCTCCAGATGGATTTGCTTGCCTGACTGGTGCGTCCATAAAAAGTCAGGCAGGAGAATCTTTTGGTACCGTTCTAGCAGGCCAGTTTCACGCTCTAAAGCCCAGCCGTTCACAGGACCTGCTTGCCACTTGTGCATCAAATCGGCTTCGATCTGGGAATCGAACTGGTCATCCGGCTCAATGGGTGACCTCAAGCCATCATCACTGGACAAGCGGAGCTGGAGAAAGCGACCAGCATTGCCCACCGAGACTTTGGCAGCCAATCGCCAATGTTGGCAAGCTAAAAGCATGGGGATCATCTTGGCCATGGCCACGCCGCGTTGGTCGTAAAGCGCTGGCCGGACCGTTGAGCGTGAATTGATACTCGTCTCCATTGTGTCGGACCATATGCATTAACCCCGTCAGTTTAATGGCGCGCACGACGAATTTCAAATCCGACTTGGCTCACACGGTCAATTGCGTTGCCCGATACAGACAGACTTGCACCTGAGCCACGTCGTACCGAGCCAACAGTGCCGCTGGACTGTCGAAGCCCGCAAGGGATTCTAACGGATGGAATTCAATCACGTCAGCGAACAGCTCACGCTCGATCTGCTCCCGGGGCTGACCCATCTGTGCGGCAATCTCTCGCTTAACCGCCCAGTGTTGCGATTCGATCCCCCCTCCGCCTTGAAAACCAAGGGATGTCGGGCGGCAGCGGCCTGGAAGACTTGCTCTCTTAATTTGGTCGCTCGGCGACCGCTATCGGAGGCGTACTGACTGGCATCATCCAATAATTTGATGATGGCCGACATGCGTCGTGATGAACAATCCGGCAGTTGATCTAAAATGTCCTCGGCGTGTTGGTGTACGACTTGTCGCGTGGCCCCCACGCTGTCTGCATAGGTCTTCAACAACTGCTCGGCGGCGGCCAAGTAATGTGCGTGCGTGGATCGAATCAGTGGACCGGGACGGATCAAACCGTTGGCGAAATCGAATTCTGCCAAGGCTTCTTGCGAGGTCAGCATGTGTCATCCATCCCTGACAGTTGCCTGGGGCTTGGCAGCTGTTGGCTGCTGAGCTGCATCGTCGGGGCGGCGTTGGTAGACATCGCTGCGACGTCGTGCGCGCGAGCGAGTATTCTCGCTGGTTTCCGACAGCACGACTTCTTACAACGTTGCGTCGCCATAGGGCGACTTGCGCAGCACGCGCCCCAATCGCTGTCGGGCCTGTCGAGTCGAACTGCTGCCGCCAATTACGATGGCCACTTTGGCGTCGGGCAGTTCGACGCCTTCGTCCAAGATTTGATTGGCTACTTTAGCTAGA
Proteins encoded in this window:
- a CDS encoding DUF790 family protein; the encoded protein is MGQPREQIERELFADVIEFHPLESLAGFDSPAALLARYDVAQVQVCLYRATQLTV
- a CDS encoding DUF1501 domain-containing protein — translated: MSANSTTNPLQSGRQRRRDFLVASTCGLAGLPLGAPGSVLAGPTGTGERRGGQAKSVILFFLCGGASQIDTWDMKPQAPAEYRGPFAECSTSAPDVRLCEHLPMLGQQAHHLAVIRSVGGTVNTNDHHAGYYYNLTGHAADPTFQSLGNDRRPYADDWPYMGTVVASRRQPPPGLPGAITLPHMPSKAPYTRPGQFAAKLGVQFDPLYVHGSLSEPLKFQAPSLSLSGNVTPQQLQSRQQLLSALDSARRQFESSPAQPAWKQQQQRTMDLLLSSQVTTAFDVSREPESLRQRYGQTVNSMSLLLARRLVEAEVPFITVFWKENEAFAKQCASEGAWDTHGNNFECLKTHLLPEFDRGFSALLEDLHQRGLLEQTLVLVTSEMGRKPKIGDPRSGGAGGTGRDHWTHCLSVLMAGGGVRGGQTYGSSDRLGEYPDQHPLTPADIVQSVYFATGTNNLLAHDSQGRPYHLLDQGRPIAPLFG
- a CDS encoding DUF790 family protein gives rise to the protein MLTSQEALAEFDFANGLIRPGPLIRSTHAHYLAAAEQLLKTYADSVGATRQVVHQHAEDILDQLPDCSSRRMSAIIKLLDDASQYASDSGRRATKLREQVFQAAAARHPLVFKAEGGSNRNTGRLSERLPHRWVSPGSRSSVSCSLT
- a CDS encoding DUF790 family protein, whose product is METSINSRSTVRPALYDQRGVAMAKMIPMLLACQHWRLAAKVSVGNAGRFLQLRLSSDDGLRSPIEPDDQFDSQIEADLMHKWQAGPVNGWALERETGLLERYQKILLPDFLWTHQSGKQIHLEIIGFWTPEYIQSKLHT